A genomic window from Bdellovibrio sp. SKB1291214 includes:
- a CDS encoding YihY/virulence factor BrkB family protein: MKLLRPLKKITGKDFINKLSRDDIFEMSASLSFYTALSLAPLLVLLLTFVAIMNQSFREEILTQINLLFGTSSSQILEEIAKNVESQPDVRDLAGILGIITLLFSAGAIFGELRMSLNKIFEVKIDYKKLEEETFLQSVGTFMKTKLFNMGMVLTFVFISIISLVVSSVLSLYLTGTDAVIGQILNFVVSLLIFGLLFSAIYYFLPQVQVRLKVAITSGFITAFMFSVGKGLIGLYMGQSAVASLYGAAGSFIVLLLWVYYSSAVIFLSAEVANEINKEERHEEGLQGVR, encoded by the coding sequence ATGAAGCTGTTGAGACCCCTAAAAAAAATCACTGGAAAAGATTTTATCAACAAACTAAGCCGAGATGACATCTTTGAGATGTCGGCTTCCCTGTCTTTTTATACGGCCTTGTCCTTGGCGCCACTTTTGGTTCTGCTTTTGACGTTCGTGGCGATCATGAATCAAAGCTTCCGAGAGGAGATTTTAACCCAGATAAACTTATTATTTGGAACCTCCTCATCGCAGATTTTAGAAGAGATTGCAAAGAATGTGGAGTCTCAACCTGATGTCCGAGATTTAGCGGGGATTCTGGGTATTATCACTTTGCTGTTTTCGGCCGGAGCCATTTTCGGCGAACTTCGGATGTCTTTGAATAAAATTTTTGAAGTGAAAATAGATTATAAAAAATTGGAAGAAGAAACTTTTCTGCAATCGGTTGGAACCTTCATGAAAACCAAACTGTTCAACATGGGAATGGTTCTGACATTTGTTTTTATCTCTATTATTTCGTTGGTTGTATCATCAGTACTATCTCTTTACCTAACCGGGACAGATGCGGTTATTGGCCAAATTTTAAACTTTGTGGTTTCGCTGCTGATCTTTGGTTTGCTGTTCAGTGCAATTTATTATTTTCTTCCTCAAGTCCAAGTTCGCTTAAAGGTTGCGATCACCTCGGGTTTCATCACAGCCTTTATGTTTTCAGTTGGAAAAGGTCTGATCGGACTTTATATGGGGCAAAGTGCGGTTGCGTCTTTGTACGGGGCGGCCGGCTCGTTCATCGTTTTATTGTTATGGGTTTATTATTCCTCCGCCGTGATTTTTCTCAGTGCGGAAGTAGCTAATGAAATTAATAAGGAGGAAAGACATGAAGAAGGTCTTCAGGGCGTTCGGTAG
- a CDS encoding DUF748 domain-containing protein, translating to MKKVFRAFGRVHKAVWIVLIVLIAVRLALPYGIKYGINWYMGNKMENYKGHIEDFDLALYRGAYQIQDLKIWEKKKSPKQALVSVKEIDLSLAWRGIFAGKLLGDLNVDGMKLDLVDSEDKKKKDMGTGEDWKTVVGKLIPIELESFRLVNSEVHLYNNDFKVPVDVVVDRIMLSATNIKNTDNKKELLPSTMEASARLQKSGTVTAGAKLNLLSKAPAVESKFSIEKLDVTKLNDFFKGYGPFTFTSGSFSLVGEVSTRDNRIKGYVKPFFENLDVIDPNEKYDSPKRFFFETGLALSNLILRNSDNKTVATTVEFEGAMKGPDINSWDAFWGSLRNGFVEALKKTLDNTISIKDVPKKK from the coding sequence ATGAAGAAGGTCTTCAGGGCGTTCGGTAGAGTTCATAAAGCAGTATGGATTGTATTGATCGTTCTTATCGCAGTTCGCCTGGCCCTGCCATATGGAATCAAGTACGGAATTAACTGGTACATGGGCAATAAGATGGAGAACTATAAAGGTCACATCGAAGATTTCGATTTGGCTTTATATCGTGGCGCTTATCAAATTCAAGATTTGAAAATTTGGGAAAAAAAGAAAAGCCCGAAACAGGCATTGGTCTCCGTCAAAGAAATCGATCTTTCCTTGGCATGGCGTGGAATTTTCGCCGGCAAGCTTTTGGGGGATTTGAATGTTGATGGCATGAAGCTTGATCTGGTCGACAGTGAAGATAAGAAAAAGAAAGACATGGGCACCGGAGAGGATTGGAAAACTGTTGTTGGCAAACTAATTCCCATAGAACTTGAGTCTTTCAGACTAGTGAACAGTGAAGTTCATTTATACAACAATGACTTTAAGGTCCCTGTGGACGTGGTGGTTGATCGCATTATGCTGTCAGCTACTAATATTAAAAACACGGACAATAAGAAGGAACTGTTGCCGAGCACGATGGAGGCCTCAGCTCGCTTGCAAAAAAGTGGAACGGTGACAGCGGGTGCAAAGTTGAATTTGTTGTCGAAAGCTCCGGCGGTGGAATCTAAATTTTCTATCGAAAAATTAGATGTCACTAAGCTTAATGATTTTTTCAAAGGTTATGGGCCCTTTACTTTTACGTCGGGTTCATTCAGTCTTGTTGGTGAAGTTAGTACCCGCGATAATCGTATCAAAGGTTACGTGAAGCCTTTCTTTGAAAATTTGGATGTCATTGATCCTAACGAGAAATATGACTCACCAAAAAGATTCTTTTTTGAGACAGGGTTGGCTCTGAGCAATTTGATCCTTAGAAATTCTGACAACAAAACAGTAGCCACCACTGTGGAATTTGAGGGCGCGATGAAGGGACCGGATATTAATTCCTGGGATGCCTTCTGGGGATCTTTAAGAAATGGATTTGTCGAAGCTTTGAAAAAGACTTTGGATAATACTATTTCTATTAAAGACGTTCCGAAAAAGAAGTAG
- the infA gene encoding translation initiation factor IF-1 codes for MAKDDLVQIDGKVIDALAGGLYKIELENKAIINAKLCGKMRRFNIRVVVGDRVSVGVSPYDPTHGLIMFRHK; via the coding sequence ATGGCAAAAGACGATTTAGTACAAATTGACGGAAAAGTGATCGACGCCCTAGCTGGGGGTCTTTATAAGATCGAACTCGAAAACAAGGCGATCATCAACGCAAAGCTTTGCGGTAAGATGAGACGTTTTAATATTCGTGTGGTTGTGGGTGACCGTGTGAGCGTAGGGGTTTCTCCTTACGATCCTACTCATGGTCTGATCATGTTCCGTCACAAATAA
- a CDS encoding response regulator — protein sequence MPSMVFVKDAENLAFVRLNRAGEKLLGISREEFIGKTDYDFFSKDLAEHFRGIDRQVLNGEIPHAITEDELPTRNGIRLIHTIKIPIRDKAGRAQYLLGVTQDITERVQLERQREDLVRAQAEKEAAEARVQQEKFVSELTFELSQSIELKDMLRTFSSKVIPMLADICTIETIDEEGMDYLTVEVRGVNKDEEELVRRWRAENLPKWDSEFGGPVHIRSGKTIIVNGLDTIGEHIGKHYNVEIDIKGGEVLSKSFMVVPLMARNRKPLGIVSFVSSVSKRRYGERDQTLAEEICSRLAVLIENSRLYDRAQDASRAKSDFLANVSHEIRTPLGAMLGFADILKDDGHLTTEQKHSVDTILRNGHQLLKIVNEILDISKIESEKIEIENIPFGARELLEDVTHLLRGQAEEKGIDLRLKMGNVRDVLISDPSRIRQILINMVGNAIKFTEQGYVELRADAIPNGPPGRFILQFSVKDTGIGITKEQRGHLFQPFSQADSSMTRRFGGTGLGLFLSRKLARLLGGDITFNSVPGKGSEFTVTVMAHAVFHAGAGDTHKPGAHHAEDCLPAARGGKILVVDDASDNRELFKRYLQKAGIATSDIEMAENGEEALRKTSSTTYRLILMDIQMPKMDGFQTLQELRSRGYVAPVIALTAHAMKGDREKCLEAGFDGYLQKPLKREALQEVLNQEF from the coding sequence ATGCCTTCCATGGTTTTCGTCAAAGATGCTGAAAACTTGGCATTCGTGCGGTTGAATCGGGCCGGGGAAAAATTGCTAGGCATTTCCAGAGAAGAATTTATTGGTAAGACGGACTATGACTTTTTTTCGAAAGACTTGGCAGAGCATTTTCGAGGGATTGATCGCCAAGTTTTGAATGGTGAAATACCTCACGCAATAACTGAAGACGAGCTTCCCACCAGAAATGGGATTCGACTTATTCACACGATTAAAATTCCGATTCGGGATAAAGCGGGGCGCGCTCAATATTTATTGGGAGTCACACAAGATATTACGGAGCGTGTTCAACTGGAGCGTCAACGGGAAGATTTAGTTCGCGCTCAGGCTGAAAAAGAAGCTGCTGAAGCGCGAGTTCAACAGGAGAAGTTTGTTTCTGAATTAACTTTTGAGCTGTCTCAATCCATCGAACTGAAGGATATGTTGCGTACTTTTAGCTCTAAAGTCATTCCGATGTTGGCAGATATTTGTACGATAGAAACAATCGATGAAGAGGGTATGGATTATTTAACTGTCGAAGTTCGTGGAGTTAATAAAGATGAAGAAGAGTTAGTAAGGCGTTGGCGGGCAGAAAATTTACCAAAATGGGATTCCGAATTTGGAGGCCCGGTGCATATTCGCTCTGGAAAAACTATTATCGTCAACGGTTTAGATACAATCGGTGAGCATATCGGAAAGCACTACAACGTCGAAATCGATATCAAGGGAGGCGAGGTTCTGTCGAAGTCCTTCATGGTTGTTCCCTTGATGGCAAGAAACCGCAAGCCACTGGGCATCGTAAGCTTTGTATCTTCCGTTTCAAAAAGACGGTACGGCGAAAGAGATCAAACCCTGGCGGAAGAAATTTGTTCACGCTTGGCCGTTTTGATCGAAAATTCGCGGCTGTATGACCGCGCTCAAGATGCCAGTCGTGCGAAGTCTGATTTCCTGGCAAACGTCAGTCACGAAATTCGCACTCCCTTGGGAGCGATGTTGGGTTTTGCCGACATTTTGAAAGACGATGGGCATTTGACGACTGAACAAAAGCATTCCGTGGATACCATTCTTCGCAATGGGCATCAGCTCCTAAAAATAGTAAATGAAATCTTAGATATTTCAAAAATCGAATCTGAAAAAATTGAAATTGAAAACATCCCCTTTGGAGCGCGGGAGCTTTTAGAGGACGTGACTCATTTATTGCGTGGTCAAGCGGAGGAAAAGGGTATCGATCTGCGCTTAAAAATGGGAAATGTGCGGGACGTATTGATTTCAGATCCCAGTCGCATTCGTCAGATTTTAATCAACATGGTGGGCAACGCTATAAAGTTCACCGAACAGGGATATGTTGAGTTGAGGGCGGATGCGATTCCCAATGGTCCACCCGGGAGATTCATTTTGCAATTTAGCGTTAAAGATACCGGCATTGGAATTACTAAGGAACAGCGGGGCCATCTGTTTCAACCATTTTCCCAGGCCGATAGTTCGATGACACGTCGATTTGGGGGGACAGGATTGGGACTTTTCCTGTCACGAAAGCTTGCGCGCTTGTTGGGTGGAGACATCACTTTTAACAGTGTTCCTGGAAAAGGCAGTGAGTTCACCGTTACGGTTATGGCTCATGCGGTCTTTCATGCCGGAGCAGGCGATACGCACAAGCCAGGGGCTCACCATGCAGAGGACTGCCTGCCAGCGGCTCGGGGAGGAAAAATACTAGTGGTTGATGATGCCTCCGATAACCGCGAGTTGTTCAAACGATATTTGCAAAAGGCCGGCATCGCAACGAGTGATATTGAAATGGCTGAAAATGGTGAGGAGGCTTTAAGGAAAACGTCCTCGACAACTTATCGTCTGATTTTAATGGATATTCAGATGCCTAAGATGGATGGCTTTCAGACTTTACAAGAGCTTCGATCCCGAGGTTATGTGGCACCTGTAATTGCGCTAACCGCCCATGCGATGAAGGGGGACCGAGAAAAATGCCTAGAGGCTGGGTTCGATGGATACTTGCAAAAGCCTCTTAAGCGAGAGGCTTTGCAAGAAGTGTTAAACCAAGAATTTTAG
- the lpxD gene encoding UDP-3-O-(3-hydroxymyristoyl)glucosamine N-acyltransferase: MITADVIYTLQSPDVTYSSGSKESIAKKVLPPDLADSESLVFVSKPDQLEKALKASSPIIVAHKALTLPTDSKSTFFITHSVQLAMATILPLFDGKMNRFNQETKIHPQAFIHPTAHLGQNVSVGPFAVIGEHARIGDGATIGAQVTVEAYAQVGALTILHPQVFIGAYCEIGAHCEFHPHTTIGADGFSFAATKDGTHKKIPQIGKVVIEDYVELGANCAIDRAALTETRVGRGTKMDNFCHIAHNVVIGQNNVMAAGFKVAGSSKIGSNCMFGGDAAVSDHITICDKVIIAGRSGITSDITQPGAYGGYPIEPLRDSLKTLANLSQLTRIRKELARVVKHLGLNEE, encoded by the coding sequence ATGATTACAGCAGACGTTATTTATACTCTTCAATCACCCGACGTAACCTATTCATCTGGTTCCAAAGAATCCATCGCTAAAAAAGTTCTTCCTCCAGATTTGGCCGACTCCGAAAGTTTGGTCTTTGTATCCAAACCGGATCAGTTGGAAAAAGCTTTGAAAGCAAGCTCTCCCATCATCGTTGCGCATAAAGCCCTGACCTTGCCGACGGATTCTAAATCGACATTCTTTATTACCCACAGTGTTCAACTTGCGATGGCCACCATACTGCCCCTATTCGATGGCAAGATGAATCGCTTTAATCAAGAGACTAAAATCCATCCACAAGCTTTCATCCACCCGACTGCGCACCTAGGACAAAATGTTTCCGTAGGTCCCTTTGCAGTGATTGGTGAACACGCCCGTATTGGTGACGGCGCCACCATCGGAGCCCAGGTCACAGTCGAGGCCTATGCGCAAGTCGGCGCATTAACAATCTTGCACCCCCAGGTTTTCATCGGGGCATACTGCGAAATTGGAGCGCATTGCGAATTCCACCCGCATACAACCATTGGCGCGGACGGTTTTTCCTTTGCCGCAACAAAAGATGGCACCCATAAGAAGATTCCACAGATTGGCAAAGTCGTAATTGAAGATTATGTTGAGCTCGGTGCAAATTGCGCAATTGATCGCGCTGCTTTGACTGAAACACGCGTAGGTCGTGGGACAAAGATGGATAATTTCTGTCACATCGCTCACAACGTCGTAATTGGTCAAAACAACGTGATGGCAGCCGGCTTTAAAGTCGCTGGCTCCAGCAAAATTGGCAGCAACTGTATGTTCGGGGGAGATGCCGCTGTTTCAGATCATATTACGATCTGTGACAAAGTTATCATCGCCGGTCGCTCTGGTATCACATCAGATATCACGCAACCGGGAGCCTACGGTGGTTATCCGATTGAGCCACTTCGCGATTCACTAAAAACACTGGCGAATCTGTCGCAACTGACTCGCATTAGAAAAGAACTTGCTCGCGTGGTAAAACACTTGGGCCTTAATGAGGAATAG
- a CDS encoding helix-hairpin-helix domain-containing protein — MDQALQSYLARIVPTVPASSAQAVIELAAEGATVPFIARYRKEKTGNLDEVQIRNVIEGHETYNEIVKRKAFLIKEIGEQNNLTAEVQKRIELSWDLGELEEIYKPFKKKKKTKATIAREAGLEPLANWIWDMGHGKLKDSETMEMKAKAFLNPTAKIVTYEEALKGAQDIIVDKIANDAELRAMVAKNYHENGRIISKAAKGYKANSKYEMYKEFEEPVKPLMDAKNNHRYLAMRRGWQEEELTLDVKGDDEAILKSYENFATSTPDNAIGEYLKQSARLALNVYVLPSVVNEVHRLLKEKADQDAITVFAENVRKLLLASPYGSKCVLGVDPGLRTGCKVALIDKSGAFISHTVLYTLGDDAERKAKTLFSEVMKQVQIEAIAVGNGTAGRETESFLRKILKDLGKNIPVVMVSESGASVYSASDIAREEFPDLDLTVKGAISIARRLQDPLAELVKVDPKSIGVGQYQHDVNQSQLKKSLEAVVESCVNNVGVDVNTASAALLSHVAGIGPALAKGIVEARKKSLFSDRSELLKVPKFSAKVYEQAAGFLRIPGGKQVLDSTGIHPERYQAVTDMAKDLGVSLSEVIGEGAKKLVAQRTKWAQLVGEFTFDDIVKELEKPGRDPRDPFKVFQYRDDIMEVKDLKEGMICPGIVTNVTNFGAFVDIGVHQDGLVHISALSHKFVDDPRKVVNPGDHVSVKVLKVDTVKNQISLTMKMDDAVEASSASRGERPPQQRGASATKGSGKSQVGQGVSRPMNSTPAKPGNPFNNPFAALMNTPTKK; from the coding sequence ATGGATCAGGCTCTTCAGAGTTATTTGGCTCGTATTGTCCCAACAGTTCCAGCAAGTTCAGCACAAGCTGTTATCGAACTTGCAGCGGAAGGGGCTACGGTTCCATTCATCGCACGTTACCGTAAAGAGAAAACGGGCAATTTGGACGAAGTTCAAATTCGCAACGTTATCGAAGGTCACGAAACTTACAACGAAATCGTGAAGCGTAAAGCTTTCTTGATCAAAGAGATCGGGGAGCAGAACAATCTCACGGCCGAAGTCCAAAAGCGTATCGAGCTTTCCTGGGACTTGGGCGAGTTGGAAGAAATCTACAAACCATTCAAAAAGAAAAAGAAAACCAAAGCTACGATCGCTCGCGAAGCTGGTTTGGAACCTTTGGCGAATTGGATTTGGGACATGGGTCACGGCAAGTTGAAAGACTCCGAGACTATGGAAATGAAAGCGAAAGCTTTCTTAAACCCAACTGCCAAAATCGTGACTTACGAAGAAGCGCTTAAGGGCGCACAAGATATCATCGTCGATAAAATCGCCAATGATGCTGAACTTCGTGCAATGGTTGCTAAAAACTACCATGAAAACGGTCGCATTATTTCTAAAGCGGCTAAAGGCTACAAAGCGAACTCTAAATACGAAATGTACAAAGAGTTTGAAGAGCCCGTTAAACCTTTGATGGATGCTAAAAACAATCACCGCTACCTGGCGATGAGACGTGGTTGGCAGGAAGAAGAGCTTACTCTTGACGTTAAAGGTGATGACGAAGCGATCTTGAAGTCCTACGAAAACTTCGCGACTTCAACACCTGACAACGCGATTGGTGAGTACTTGAAGCAGTCGGCTCGTTTGGCATTGAACGTTTACGTTCTTCCTTCGGTGGTGAATGAAGTTCACCGTCTGTTGAAAGAAAAAGCGGATCAAGACGCGATCACAGTATTTGCTGAAAACGTTCGTAAACTATTGTTGGCTTCTCCATACGGTTCAAAATGCGTATTGGGTGTCGACCCTGGTTTGCGTACAGGTTGTAAAGTGGCGTTGATTGATAAATCAGGCGCTTTCATCTCTCACACAGTTCTTTACACTTTGGGCGACGATGCTGAACGCAAAGCTAAAACTTTGTTCTCAGAGGTGATGAAGCAAGTTCAAATCGAAGCGATCGCGGTTGGTAACGGTACTGCGGGTCGTGAGACGGAATCTTTCTTGCGCAAAATCTTGAAAGATCTTGGTAAAAACATTCCTGTGGTGATGGTTTCTGAATCTGGTGCCTCTGTGTACTCGGCTTCCGACATCGCTCGTGAAGAGTTCCCAGATCTAGATTTAACGGTAAAAGGTGCGATCTCTATAGCGCGTCGTTTGCAAGATCCATTGGCGGAACTTGTGAAGGTCGATCCTAAATCTATCGGTGTTGGTCAGTACCAACATGACGTGAACCAATCTCAATTGAAAAAATCTTTGGAAGCGGTGGTTGAGTCTTGCGTGAATAACGTAGGGGTTGATGTCAATACAGCTTCTGCAGCGTTACTTTCTCACGTGGCGGGTATCGGTCCTGCATTGGCGAAAGGTATCGTTGAAGCTCGTAAAAAATCTTTGTTCTCAGACCGTTCAGAACTTTTGAAAGTTCCTAAGTTCTCGGCAAAAGTTTACGAGCAGGCAGCTGGTTTCTTGCGTATTCCAGGTGGTAAGCAAGTTTTGGATTCTACGGGTATCCATCCTGAGCGTTATCAAGCTGTGACTGATATGGCGAAAGACCTTGGTGTTTCTTTGTCTGAAGTTATTGGTGAAGGTGCCAAGAAGCTTGTCGCACAAAGAACTAAATGGGCTCAGCTCGTGGGTGAGTTCACTTTTGACGACATCGTGAAAGAGCTTGAAAAACCAGGACGTGACCCTCGTGATCCGTTCAAAGTTTTCCAATACCGCGATGACATCATGGAAGTGAAAGACCTTAAAGAGGGCATGATCTGCCCAGGTATCGTAACGAACGTCACGAATTTCGGTGCCTTCGTAGATATCGGTGTTCACCAAGATGGTTTGGTTCATATTTCCGCACTTTCTCACAAGTTCGTGGATGACCCTCGTAAAGTGGTAAATCCAGGTGACCATGTTTCTGTGAAAGTTTTGAAAGTGGACACTGTGAAGAACCAGATTTCATTAACGATGAAAATGGACGATGCTGTCGAAGCTTCTTCGGCTTCTCGTGGTGAAAGACCTCCACAACAACGTGGCGCTTCGGCGACAAAAGGTTCTGGTAAATCACAAGTAGGTCAGGGTGTTTCTCGTCCAATGAACAGCACTCCGGCGAAACCAGGCAACCCGTTCAACAATCCGTTCGCGGCTTTGATGAACACTCCGACAAAAAAATAA
- a CDS encoding PAS domain S-box protein yields MDDNRELQRRYLTIFNSKIIGILSTNDHGEILDANDCFLEMIGYSRQDLEQRKLNWKVLTPPELVQESLEFQKKLLAHPGTSISFEKEYFRAGSH; encoded by the coding sequence ATGGACGATAATCGGGAGCTGCAAAGGCGCTATCTCACCATATTTAATTCTAAGATTATCGGAATTCTTTCCACCAATGATCATGGCGAGATTTTGGATGCGAACGATTGCTTCTTAGAGATGATCGGTTACTCGCGGCAAGACCTGGAGCAGCGAAAGTTGAACTGGAAAGTTTTAACTCCGCCTGAGCTTGTGCAAGAAAGTTTAGAATTTCAAAAAAAGCTGCTCGCTCATCCGGGCACCTCGATTTCATTCGAAAAAGAGTACTTCAGAGCTGGAAGCCATTAA
- a CDS encoding type 1 glutamine amidotransferase domain-containing protein, producing the protein MSKELEGKNVAILAADGFEQSELLLPKKALEEAGAKVEIVSINSGDIKGWEKGNWAKPLKVDVAINVASSDDYDALMLPGGVINPDKLRDEEGVVQFVQGFVDQGKPIAAICHGPQTLIETGVLRGKRVTSYSSIRTDIINAGGEWEDNEVVVDNGLVTSRKPADIPAFSREMIKEFAKGPQDTSVLGLGEQRREHPKHAH; encoded by the coding sequence ATGAGTAAAGAGCTAGAAGGCAAGAACGTTGCAATCCTCGCAGCTGACGGCTTTGAACAATCTGAATTATTACTACCTAAAAAAGCCCTCGAAGAAGCCGGCGCCAAAGTCGAAATTGTTTCCATTAATTCCGGAGATATCAAAGGCTGGGAAAAAGGCAATTGGGCAAAACCCCTTAAGGTTGACGTTGCGATCAATGTCGCAAGTTCCGACGACTATGATGCTCTGATGCTTCCAGGTGGCGTTATAAACCCCGACAAGCTCCGTGACGAAGAAGGCGTTGTTCAATTTGTTCAAGGCTTTGTGGACCAAGGCAAACCCATTGCAGCTATCTGCCACGGCCCTCAAACGTTGATTGAAACAGGCGTTCTGCGTGGCAAACGCGTGACAAGTTATTCATCTATACGCACAGACATCATCAATGCTGGCGGAGAATGGGAAGATAACGAAGTCGTGGTCGATAACGGACTGGTTACCAGCCGTAAGCCCGCAGACATCCCGGCATTCAGCCGAGAAATGATTAAAGAGTTCGCAAAAGGTCCCCAAGATACTTCTGTCCTGGGTCTCGGCGAACAACGTCGCGAACATCCCAAACACGCCCACTAA